The Apium graveolens cultivar Ventura chromosome 11, ASM990537v1, whole genome shotgun sequence genome has a window encoding:
- the LOC141695391 gene encoding uncharacterized protein LOC141695391 gives MTLEFGEPDLEGLKFPQGDPLVITMIIGNYLIIRILVDNEASVDILFHDTFIRMGYNYSQLTPSDAPIYGFNHIECKVEGALQIPVRENDELRGKPVVDLVPIPLDHLDPEKVTYIGESLDKPLKGQMITFLQENGVVFAWTAADIPGIDPNLITQRLNVDQTRKIVKHKKRTYAPGRLEAIKQEVEKLLEVGFIEEV, from the exons ATGACGCTTGAATTTGGTGAAccagaccttgaaggtttgaaatttcctcaggGTGATCCCCTGGTTATCACAATGATAATTGGAAATTATCTTATTATAAGGATCCTAGTGGACAATGAAGCTTCCGTGGATATTCTCTTCCATGACACATTCATAAGGATGGGCTACAATTATTCTCAACTAACTCCATCTGATGCACCCATCTACGGATTTAACCACATAGAATGCAAAGTCGAAGGAGCATTACAAATTCCT GTCCGAGAGAATGATGAACTGCGAGGGAAGCCAGTCGTGGACTTGGTCCCCATTCCCCTAGACCATTTAGACCCGGAGAAGGTCACGTATATTGGGGAATCTCTGGACAAGCCCTTGAAAGGTCAAATGATTACTTTCCTACAAGAGAACGGTGTTGTGTTTGCTTGGACAGCAGCTGATATTCCTGGGATTGACCCGAACCTTATAACTCAAAGGTTGAACGTTGACCAGACCCGAAAGATTGTGAAGCATaagaagagaacttatgcccctgGTAGGCTGGAAGCCATTAAGCAGGAGGTCGAGAAGCTTTTAGAAGTTGGATTCATTGAGGAAGTGTAA